Proteins found in one Ornithorhynchus anatinus isolate Pmale09 chromosome 8, mOrnAna1.pri.v4, whole genome shotgun sequence genomic segment:
- the PCK1 gene encoding phosphoenolpyruvate carboxykinase, cytosolic [GTP], whose translation MPPQLHTGLNCTADVVQGSMDGLPPSVRDFVESSAQLCQPDKIHICDGSEEENEKILDCMLEQGMIKKLKKYDNCWLALTDPRDVARIESKTVIITQEQRDTVPIPKVGISQLGCWMSEEDFEKAFNARFPGCMKGRTMYVIPFSMGPIGSPLSKIGIELSDSPYVVASMRIMTRMGTPVLEALGSGEFVKCLHSVGCPLPLKKPLVNNWPCNPDMTLIAHIPDRREIISFGSGYGGNSLLGKKCFALRIASRIAKEEGWLAEHMLILGITNPEGQKKYFAAAFPSACGKTNLAMMNPTLPGWKIECVGDDIAWMKFDEHGNLRAINPENGFFGVAPGTSVKTNPNAIKTIQKNTVFTNVAETSDGGIYWEGIDEPLGPGVTLTSWKNKEWTPEDGEPCAHANSRFCTPASQCPIIDPAWESPEGVAIEGIIFGGRRPTGVPLVYESLNWQHGVFIGAAMRSEATAAAEHQGKIIMHDPFAMRPFFGYNFGKYLAHWLSMAHRPAAKLPKIFHVNWFRKDKEGKFLWPGFGENSRVLEWMFNRINGENCAKVTAIGYIPSDNALNLKGLKDVNMTELFSISKEFWEKEVEDIQKYLDEQVNADLPYEIEREIHALKQRISQL comes from the exons atGCCTCCTCAGCTGCACACTGGCCTGAACTGCACTGCTGACGTCGTCCAGGGAAGCATGGATGGCTTGCCTCCATCAGTGAGGGACTTCGTTGAGAGCAGTGCTCAGCTGTGCCAACCTGACAAGATCCATATCTGTGATGGCTCcgaggaagagaatgagaaaatCCTTGACTGTATGCTGGAACAGGGCATGATCAAgaaactcaaaaaatatgacaacTG CTGGTTGGCTCTCACTGATCCCAGAGACGTGGCCAGGATCGAAAGCAAAACCGTAATTATCACCCAGGAACAAAGAGACACAGTACCGATTCCCAAAGTAGGAATTAGCCAGCTGGGCTGCTGGATGTCTGAAGAAGATTTTGAGAAAGCTTTTAATGCTAGGTTTCCAGGATGTATGAAAG GTAGAACGATGTACGTTATTCCCTTCAGCATGGGACCCATTGGCTCTCCTCTGTCTAAGATTGGCATCGAGCTATCCGATTCACCCTATGTGGTGGCCAGCATGCGGATCATGACCAGAATGGGAACTCCGGTCCTGGAAGCTCTGGGCAGCGGCGAGTTTGTAAAATGCCTTCACTCCGTTGGGTGTCCTTTACCCTTAAAAA AACCTCTGGTCAATAACTGGCCCTGTAATCCAGATATGACTCTCATCGCTCATATCCCTGATCGTAGAGAGATTATTTCATTCGGAAGTGGATATGGCGGGAACTCTCTCCTGGGAAagaagtgctttgcactcaggatAGCGAGTAGAATTGCCAAGGAAGAAGGCTGGCTTGCTGAGCACATGCTG ATTTTGGGTATCACAAACCCTGAGGGTCAGAAAAAGTACTTTGCAGCAGCTTTTCCCAGTGCTTGTGGAAAGACCAACTTGGCTATGATGAACCCAACCCTGCCAGGGTGGAAAATTGAGTGTGTTGGCGATGATATTGCCTGGATGAAATTTGATGAACATG GCAATTTAAGAGCTATCAATCCAGAAAATGGATTTTTTGGAGTTGCTCCTGGGACCTCAGTGAAAACAAATCCCAATGCAATTAAGACTATTCAGAAGAACACTGTCTTTACTAACGTAGCAGAAACGAGTGATGGAGGCATTTACTGGGAAGGCATCGATGAGCCTCTAGGACCTGGTGTTACTCTGACTTCCTGGAAAAACAAAGAGTGGACACCAGAGGATG GGGAACCTTGCGCTCATGCAAATTCTCGATTCTGCACACCAGCCAGCCAATGCCCAATTATTGACCCAGCCTGGGAGTCCCCAGAAGGAGTGGCCATTGAAGGTATCATCTTTGGAGGCCGCAGACCAACTG GTGTACCTCTGGTGTATGAATCTTTGAACTGGCAGCATGGAGTGTTTATTGGGGCAGCGATGAGATCTGAAGCCACAGCAGCAGCTGAGCACCAAG GCAAAATTATTATGCACGATCCTTTTGCCATGAGGCCTTTCTTTGGCTACAACTTTGGTAAATACCTTGCCCACTGGCTCAGCATGGCCCACCGCCCAGCAGCTAAGCTGCCTAAGATCTTCCATGTCAACTGGTTCCGGAAAGACAAGGAAGGGAAATTCCTGTGGCCTGGGTTTGGTGAGAACTCCCGTGTGCTGGAATGGATGTTCAATCGAATTAATGGGGAAAACTGTGCCAAAGTCACTGCCATTGGCTATATTCCTTCTGACAATGCTTTAAACCTGAAGGGCCTGAAGGACGTGAACATGACAGAACTCTTCAGCATCTCCAAGGAATtctgggagaaggaggtggaggatatTCAGAAATATCTTGATGAGCAAGTCAATGCTGACCTCCCTTATGAAATTGAAAGAGAAATCCATGCATTGAAGCAAAGAATAAGCCAGTTGTAA